The Paenibacillus sp. FSL W8-0426 region AGCTTGCCGGAATCGATAACCAGGCTTGACCCTCGGGAATTGGTCGGCTCTTCTTCAGACAGGTTTACCCGTCCTGACGGTTTCAAATTTTGAAGTTCCCGTCCGATCTCTTGCATGGTTGTGCCCACGCCCGAAGAAATATTGTAGACATGGCGCTCCCGCCCATGATGGAGAATCAATTCGATGGCACGCAGCGCATCCTCTATATACAAGAAATCCCGGACGGCAGAACCCTGTATATCCAAAGGAAGGCCGGCGATCATTCTGGCCATGTTGCGGGGCACGACCCGGTCAGGCAATTGCCACGGCCCGTAGAGGTTGGTGAGTCGAAAGACTTTTACGGAAAGCCCGTAACATTGGGCATAGGATTGAGCCAGCATTTCGCAGGCTACCTTGGAGGCGGAATAAGGGGATACCGGCGCATACTCATCCGATTCGCGGTACACCTTCCCATGCTGCCCGCCATACACTTCAACGGAAGAAGCAAGGATAACCGGAATGCGATGATCGGCTGCGTGCTGCAGAACGGACTGAGTGCTTGCCGTATTGTTTTGAAACACTTCAACAGGCCGGTGGTACGAGTAATCGACATGAGGCATTGCCGCAAGATGAATGATGCAATCTGTGTTTTCAGGCCATTTCAAACCGCCGCTTATCAGATTATGAGCGATAAGATGCATCGTTGAGCTGTTCGATCCCATGGAGAATCGCTGGCAATAATCATCGAGATCGATCAAAGTAAGGCCATGTCCCCGCTCCGCCAAATAACGGGCGAGATTGAATCCAACAAATCCGGAAGCACCTGTAATGACAATGTTCACCAGTTCATCCCTCCTAGGCCATCATTGTATGCTTGAATCGTACATGCAATGATTATACCTCAAAACGATACAATTCGTATCGTTTTTTCATGCGTTTTCAGAGTTCTTTGTCCGCAGCGTCGGGAATGGGTAATACTTAGTGAGGTGATGCATAGATGAATTCAAAAGAGGCTGGCGTGGATACCCTGTATTTCAAGGATGACGGGATCATTCCAAACAACCCCATTTTGCCTGTTCTGCTGTACCGGCATGTTTGGGCAGCCCAACCGGTTGAA contains the following coding sequences:
- a CDS encoding NAD-dependent epimerase/dehydratase family protein: MNIVITGASGFVGFNLARYLAERGHGLTLIDLDDYCQRFSMGSNSSTMHLIAHNLISGGLKWPENTDCIIHLAAMPHVDYSYHRPVEVFQNNTASTQSVLQHAADHRIPVILASSVEVYGGQHGKVYRESDEYAPVSPYSASKVACEMLAQSYAQCYGLSVKVFRLTNLYGPWQLPDRVVPRNMARMIAGLPLDIQGSAVRDFLYIEDALRAIELILHHGRERHVYNISSGVGTTMQEIGRELQNLKPSGRVNLSEEEPTNSRGSSLVIDSGKLRAELGWEPQTMLEEGLERTFVWYETHKDWVRQFAKQYGCSRENRDFLVDMARYGVVAV